The window GCTAAATGTTATGGTCACTATATAACCGTTAACTATCGCGAAAGCTACGGCATTTTTGCAGTTAGCGGTATCTTGTTTAATCACGAGTCGCCCAGGCGAGGTTTGGAGTTTGTTACGCGAAAAGTTACGGATGGCGTTGCTCGTATTAAGTTGGGGTTAGCAAAGGAACTTAGGTTGGGCAATCTCGATTCTCAGAGAGATTGGGGTTTTGCGGGCGACTATGTTAAGGCAATGTGGCTAATGCTTCAGCAGGATGTGGCTGATGATTATGTGGTAGCAACCGGTAAAACGCAAAGTGTTCAAAGGTTAGTGGAGGTTGCTTTTGGTTGCGTCGGGTTAAACTGGCGAGATTACGTAAGAGTTGATGAAAAATTTATCAGGCCAGCGGAAGTCGATTTGCTTGTCGGAGATTGCACCAAGGCAAAGACAGATTTGGGATGGCAGTCGGAAATGAGTTTTGAAAACCTCGTTGAACTAATGGTTAAGGCGGATTTGGAGAGACTTAGTTAGATTTTGTAGATATGAGGACACTTATAACTGGTGGATATGGTTTTGTTGCGCGGCATTTGGCACAACATCTGGTTAGTTGTGGGGATGATGTAGCTGTCACCTGTCATGGTGCAGACAAGATCCCAGGAAGCGAGGCGTCTAGTAATGCAGTTCAGTTGCCTAGTAGCGTGCAGACCATGGTGCTCGATGTGACTGATAGCAAGGCCGTAAAGGATCTGGTCTCAGTGCTTAATCCGGATGCTATCTACCATCTGGCAGCTATGGCGTTTGTCCCTAGTGGGGAGATTAATTTTGAAGAGGTGTTTAGGGTTAACACTTTTGGCACCTTAAATGTTTTAAATGCTGTTTTGGAATGCTCGCCTCGTAGCAGGGTTTTGGTGGTGAGCTCATCAGAAGTTTACGGAAGCCCACGTCCTAAGACTTTGCCGGTAAATGAGTTATCCGAGCTTCGTCCTATTAGCGCGTATGGCGTTTCCAAGGCCGCAGCGGATTTGGCTGCTTTTCAGTATTCGCAGAAAAAGAACTTGGAAGTTATTAGAGTGCGACCGTTCCCCCATATTGGTCCAGGGCAGAGTTCAGTATACGCAATTTCAAGTTTTGCTGAGCAGTTAGCCCGCATTAAAGCTGGGCGAGCTAAGCCGATTATTCGAGTTGGGAATCTTGAGTCAAAACGCGATTATAGCGATGTCTCCGATATAGTGCGTGGCTATCGCGAGGCGTTGCTAAACGGCAAGCGAGGGGAAGTTTATAACTTGTGTTCCGGGAAGAGCGTTCAAATTGGTGAGATTCTGCAACGGCTAATAGCAATTGCTGAAGTCGAAGTTGAAGTTCAGGAAGATGCTTCTCGCCTGCGGGCTGTGGATGTTCCCGAAATATATGGATCTTTTGAACGAGCCACCCGAGAATTTGGCTGGAGGCCACGCATAGATCTTGAGGCCACTCTTCACAGCTTATT is drawn from Deltaproteobacteria bacterium and contains these coding sequences:
- a CDS encoding GDP-mannose 4,6-dehydratase; amino-acid sequence: MRTLITGGYGFVARHLAQHLVSCGDDVAVTCHGADKIPGSEASSNAVQLPSSVQTMVLDVTDSKAVKDLVSVLNPDAIYHLAAMAFVPSGEINFEEVFRVNTFGTLNVLNAVLECSPRSRVLVVSSSEVYGSPRPKTLPVNELSELRPISAYGVSKAAADLAAFQYSQKKNLEVIRVRPFPHIGPGQSSVYAISSFAEQLARIKAGRAKPIIRVGNLESKRDYSDVSDIVRGYREALLNGKRGEVYNLCSGKSVQIGEILQRLIAIAEVEVEVQEDASRLRAVDVPEIYGSFERATREFGWRPRIDLEATLHSLFAYWAEVVEKQP
- the gmd gene encoding GDP-mannose 4,6-dehydratase, whose protein sequence is MGNKVALITGVTGQDGSYLAEFLLSQGYRVIGMVRRSSSENFERIDHLRDRIELCQGDLLDQLSIISLIKTVKPHEIYNLAAQSFVPTSWEQPVLTGEFTAIGVTRMLEAIRLVDPKIRFYQASSSEMFGKVRETPQNELTAFHPRSPYGVAKCYGHYITVNYRESYGIFAVSGILFNHESPRRGLEFVTRKVTDGVARIKLGLAKELRLGNLDSQRDWGFAGDYVKAMWLMLQQDVADDYVVATGKTQSVQRLVEVAFGCVGLNWRDYVRVDEKFIRPAEVDLLVGDCTKAKTDLGWQSEMSFENLVELMVKADLERLS